In Hamadaea flava, a genomic segment contains:
- a CDS encoding MoaD/ThiS family protein, with protein sequence MITVRYFAGARAAAGVTQAELPDGSSVAELTATSLPQLAKVLSAASFLVDGTAWRDRDEPLPAGCTLDVLPPFAGG encoded by the coding sequence GTGATCACGGTTCGCTACTTCGCCGGGGCTCGGGCGGCGGCCGGGGTGACCCAGGCCGAGCTGCCCGACGGGAGCAGCGTCGCGGAGTTGACCGCGACGTCCCTTCCGCAGCTCGCCAAGGTCCTCTCTGCGGCGAGCTTCCTCGTGGACGGGACCGCCTGGCGAGACCGGGACGAGCCGCTCCCGGCCGGATGCACGCTCGACGTGCTGCCCCCGTTCGCGGGCGGCTGA
- a CDS encoding metallophosphoesterase has translation MAFFLIFALGVAAAIHYYLWFRLVRSTTRPGRARRIGTGLVVAALVVLIGALVLTRLDADLDWLAVIGYLWLAVMFYLLVTLAVLEIPAFVAKRVGSRDRREAPDAGALAAAAAPAEEATDDDRPGGRTPQGESRRLFVARTVAITAGVVAAGTVGFGVTQALGRPMLKRREIALAKLPRAMDGYRVALVSDIHLGPLAGRKHTERIVEMINSLDADIVTVVGDLVDGTVAQLGDDAAPLRLLRSKHGAYFVTGNHEYYSGYEEWIQEVTELGLKPLRNERVELPGGLDLAGVNDVTGAGFDDGPDFGKALDGRDPAKPVVLLAHQPIQVHDAAKHGVDLQLSGHTHGGQMAPFNLAVKLQQPVVSGYDTIDGTQIYVTNGAGFWGPPVRVGAPPDITLVELRAP, from the coding sequence ATGGCGTTCTTCCTGATCTTCGCGCTCGGCGTCGCCGCCGCCATCCACTACTACCTCTGGTTCCGCCTGGTACGCAGCACCACGCGACCCGGCCGGGCGCGCCGGATCGGCACCGGACTCGTGGTGGCGGCGCTCGTCGTCCTCATCGGAGCCCTCGTGCTCACCCGGCTCGACGCCGACCTGGACTGGCTGGCCGTCATCGGCTACCTCTGGCTCGCCGTCATGTTCTACCTGCTCGTGACGCTGGCCGTGCTGGAGATTCCGGCGTTCGTCGCCAAGCGGGTGGGGTCGCGGGACCGTCGCGAGGCGCCCGACGCGGGCGCGCTCGCCGCCGCGGCAGCTCCGGCCGAAGAAGCCACCGACGACGACCGCCCCGGTGGGCGTACCCCTCAGGGCGAAAGCCGGCGGTTGTTCGTGGCGCGCACGGTCGCGATCACCGCGGGGGTCGTCGCGGCCGGGACCGTGGGTTTCGGGGTGACCCAGGCGCTGGGCCGGCCGATGCTGAAGCGGCGGGAGATCGCCCTGGCCAAACTGCCGCGCGCGATGGACGGCTACCGGGTCGCGCTGGTCTCCGACATCCATCTCGGGCCGCTGGCCGGGCGCAAGCACACCGAGCGCATCGTCGAGATGATCAACAGTCTCGACGCCGACATCGTGACCGTGGTCGGCGACCTGGTCGACGGCACGGTCGCGCAGTTGGGCGACGACGCCGCGCCGCTCCGGCTGTTGCGCAGCAAGCACGGCGCCTACTTCGTGACCGGCAACCATGAGTACTACTCCGGTTACGAGGAGTGGATTCAGGAGGTCACCGAGCTGGGGCTGAAGCCGCTGCGTAACGAGCGGGTGGAGCTGCCGGGCGGCCTGGACCTGGCCGGCGTCAACGACGTGACCGGCGCGGGCTTCGACGACGGGCCGGACTTCGGGAAGGCGCTCGACGGGCGCGATCCCGCCAAACCGGTCGTGCTGCTGGCGCATCAGCCGATCCAGGTCCACGACGCGGCCAAGCACGGCGTCGACCTCCAGCTGAGCGGGCACACCCACGGCGGCCAGATGGCGCCCTTCAATCTGGCGGTGAAGTTGCAGCAACCGGTCGTGAGCGGCTACGACACCATCGACGGGACGCAGATCTATGTGACCAACGGCGCGGGATTCTGGGGGCCGCCCGTCCGGGTCGGCGCGCCGCCGGACATCACGCTCGTGGAGTTGCGCGCTCCGTGA